Proteins from a genomic interval of Crassostrea angulata isolate pt1a10 chromosome 7, ASM2561291v2, whole genome shotgun sequence:
- the LOC128193022 gene encoding uncharacterized protein LOC128193022, whose amino-acid sequence MRSKGSRLKNFLQSQKIEPVVRERGTKYDALSTSPQKLTGYRKKLKKNDGPGNTMGSRSGHQEKKKLSILKQGTPSPDPLPNVWNTLNMEDKRKVHFSKMVPEAEQKTGTKAKHDGLSPSPELKSVERQKKKKHINPSLSKSPSPEKMGVRKRQGGVTPDHERKDTLSPVKIKIIEKVSSEKRVKRAPTMITLEQLLQGIVADRRFGSETSLCRRDDLSDRAGSDSRLFSTSPDVCQIMEDIDAGKHSRLRKEIKEELNSIKDRVKEALYVVDMYDEDEDLDVVTKFPPINSLEIMKKRREKMKKEKAVLQRVYSYQGTCEERYALLAEVEHWMSSTDLVSDLPAEADLNQMSRHFLEIHSHVMTALHRYGSLSEKVLDFGNCLLATTHAIMVERKQQAKEIEEKEQDKTVVIDERLLLADQNKWEKAIKMIINTFDDAAKWTKNASHKNVIKKGMSQFKELSSGMKKRNTELKEKRKAVDEAKSKLQTAKADVEGKTKELEDLRKNVRNLTTEVEEKKHMLSKSEENSAMITQKCHKLDAQIKELQKEVAKGPKVVEKVRPATPPPPPSPPPPEIIKVIDSATQLKLSEAEKEIEEQKTKLQKAKDEIRSVERLLRKEKERVRQLKLELEEAISRAEEAELTVAVEQPQQDPAPEVQIVETGDKDSTYYKTLLAGMKKDFNAELEKIKSHLTKERLRNAAMVKRVEDNHKEQLNVIQKNVVRVLRAIMHFRDHVCTIVEKESLKDASRSLQGLGSLIPDKLVPDPKELLALLVGSVVEFMHNMEVVMANAFLTMRMMIKGSITMTTTKEFIAGKQTENRIRMEEVKKNMKQIDVSKEESKKLALRLKMAKEKLIKFEELTERQEVHDRKYLALLDRYRRVWKMYNNLNKDMTILQGDLQNAIDEKVKENEGLLISQMKMELKNRPNVHDKELEMSITDQKKNIRMLEQAYEKNKISKDMYFLIRGLLEKSLEIPKIRLRYMMEQYVAFKSIKETRARVLEILRGEDLSKHIRRDMEKYVKQIDEKLTKSMNIWHSKINLLNQEKKNLFKMLWKMFGEVFVESGLLLVHPLLNTIAHDKSEVYGKLAATAKRESLRTMCARGHKRVHEFLHLPTFVEGCSVLSTMTDEQSLWNAQFSCGDDAIGAPIPVSPHLLNYDVNRERLNARRSLESQSSIGNHGRPILHLPVSRNYYITPKLECLSAK is encoded by the exons ATGAGGagtaaag GATCAAGACTAAAAAACTTCCTGCAGTCACAGAAAATTGAGCCTGTTGTGAGAGAAAGAGGGACAAAATATGATGCATTAAGCACCAGTCCACAAAAATTAACAGGTTATAGGAAAAAGTTGAAGAAAAATGATGGACCTGGAAATACTATGGGGAGCAGGAGCGGTCATCAGGAAAAGAAGAAACTCTCCATACTAAAGCAGGGAACGCCCTCACCAGATCCATTG CCAAATGTGTGGAATACCTTAAATATGGAAGACAAGAGGAAAGTTCATTTTTCCAAAATGGTCCCAGAGGCAGAACAGAAGACAGGTACCAAAGCCAAGCATGATGGGTTGTCTCCCTCACCTGAGCTAAAGAGTGTTGAAAgacagaagaagaaaaaacatatCAATCCAAGTTTGTCAAAATCACCTTCACCAGAGAAAATGGGAGTCCGTAAAAGGCAAGGAGGGGTAACGCCTGACCACGAGAGGAAGGATACACTGTCCCCTGTCAAAATAAAG ATCATTGAAAAGGTTTCCAGTGAAAAGCGTGTGAAGAGAGCCCCCACAATGATCACACTTGAACAGCTATTGCAGGGCATTGTTGCAGACCGCAGATTTG GATCAGAGACAAGCCTCTGTCGCCGTGATGATCTGAGTGACAGAGCAGGGTCTGATTCACGTCTTTTCAGTACATCTCCAGATGTATGTCAAATCATGGAGGACATTGATGCTGGAAAACATTCACGTCTCCGTAAGGAAATAAAGGAAGAACTTAATTCTATCAAAGATAGAGTAAAAGAG GCATTGTATGTTGTTGATATGTATGATGAAGATGAAGATTTAGATGTG GTCACTAAATTTCCACCAATCAACAGTCTAGAAATCATGAAGAAGAGAAGAGAGAAG ATGAAGAAAGAGAAAGCTGTGCTGCAGAGAGTGTACAGCTATCAGGGAACGTGTGAGGAGAGGTATGCCCTCCTGGCAGAAGTGGAGCACTGGATGTCCTCTACCGATCTG GTCAGTGATCTTCCAGCAGAGGCAGATCTTAACCAAATGAGCAGACATTTCCTGGAAATTCACAGTCATGTCAT GACAGCTCTTCATAGATATGGCAGTCTGAGTGAAAAAGTATTGGATTTTGGGAACTGTCTCTTAGCAACAACACATGCCATAATGGTAGAAAGAAAACAGCAGGCtaaagaaatagaggaaaaagAGCAGGACAAAACAGTTGTCATTGATG AGCGCCTGCTGTTAGCAGATCAGAACAAGTGGGAGAAAGCAATCAAAATGATCATAAATACTTTTGATGATGCTGCTAAGTGGACAAAGAATGCAAGTCACAAGAATG TGATCAAGAAAGGCATGTCACAGTTTAAAGAACTGTCATCAGGAATGAAGAAACGGAACACAGAGTTGAAAGAAAAACGGAAAGCTGTCGATGAAGCAAAATCG AAACTCCAAACTGCTAAGGCTGATGTggagggcaaaacaaaagaactAGAAGATCTAAGGAAGAATGTCAGAAATCTGACAACTGAGGTTGAAGAAAAGAAACATATGCTG tcAAAATCAGAAGAGAACAGCGCCATGATCACACAAAAGTGTCACAAGCTGGATGCTCAGATCAAGGAGCTACAGAAGGAAGTAGCAAAGGGACCCAAAGTAGTGGAGAAGGTTAGACCTGCCACCCCTCCTCCACCTCCCTCACCCCCACCCCCAG AAATAATTAAGGTGATAGATTCAGCAACCCAGTTGAAGTTGAGTGAggcagagaaagaaatagaagaGCAAAAG ACCAAACTCCAAAAGGCAAAGGATGAAATCAGAAGCGTTGAAAGACTCCTGAGGAAAGAGAAAG AGAGAGTTCGGCAGTTGAAGCTGGAGTTAGAGGAAGCCATAAGTCGAGCCGAGGAGGCAGAATTAACAGTGGCAGTTGAACAGCCTCAACAAGATCCTGCCCCTGAGGTCCAG ATTGTGGAGACCGGTGATAAAGACAGCACATACTACAAAACTCTCCTGGCAGGGATGAAGAAGGACTTCAATGCAGAACTAGAGAAGATCAAAAGTCATCTAACCAAAGAGAGGCTCAG GAATGCAGCAATGGTGAAGAGGGTGGAAGACAATCACAAGGAACAGCTGAATGTCATCCAAAAAAATGTGGTCAGGGTGCTTCGTGCCATCATGCACTTCCGTGACCATGTCTGTACAATTGTAGAGAAAGAGAGCCTGAAAGACGCCTCCCGATCCCTGCAGGGCCTCGGGTCACTCATCCCCGATAAA CTAGTCCCAGATCCAAAAGAGTTACTGGCTTTACTTGTTGGGAGTGTTGTGGAAT tCATGCACAACATGGAGGTTGTGATGGCCAATGCTTTCCTGACAATGAGAATGATGATCAAAGGTTCTATTACTATGACCACCACAAAGGAGTTCATAGCTGGAAAGCAGACAGAAAACAGAATAAGGATGGAAGAAGTCAAG aaaaatatgaaacaaatagatGTTTCCAAAGAAGAATCTAAAAAACTTGCACTGAGGCTTAAGATGGCTAAAGAAAAGCTGATCAAGTTTGAAGAACTTACAGAGAGGCAGGAAGTTCAC GATAGAAAATATCTGGCTTTACTGGATCGATATAGAAGAGTATGGAAGATGTATAACAACTTGAATAAGGACATGACCATACT GCAAGGTGATTTACAAAATGCCATTGATGAAAAAGTCAAGGAAAATGAAGGTCTTTTGATATCACAAATGAAAATGGAGCTTAAAAAT AGACCAAATGTTCATGATAAAGAGCTAGAGATGAGTATTACGGACCAAAAGAAAAACATCAGAATGTTAGAGCAGGCATATGAAaagaacaaaatatcaaaagacATGTACTTT TTAATCCGAGGCCTGTTGGAGAAATCACTAGAAATCCCCAAAATAAGGCTTCGCTATATGATGGAGCAGTATGTTGCTTTTAAATCCATAAAAGAAACTCGAG CTAGAGTGCTTGAGATCCTTAGAGGGGAGGATCTTAGCAAACACATCAGGAGAGACATGGAAAAGTATGTGAAGCAGATAGATGAAAAGCTGACCAAGAGTATGAACATCTGGCACTCCAAGATCAACCTTCTGAACCAAGAGAAAAAGAATCTCTTCAAAATGCTCTGGAAAAT GTTTGGAGAAGTTTTTGTAGAGTCGGGTTTGCTTCTAGTTCACCCACTGCTGAATACCATCGCACACGACAAATCTGAGGTTTATGGCAAGCTTGCAGCCACTGCTAAAAGGGAGTCTCTCAGGACCATGTGTGCCCGTGGTCACAAGCGAGTCCATGAGTTCCTCCACCTCCCCACCTTTGTTGAGGGCTGTAGTGTGTTGTCCACCATGACAGATGAACAGTCACTGTGGAATGCCCAG TTTTCTTGTGGAGATGATGCCATAGGTGCT
- the LOC128155547 gene encoding cysteine/serine-rich nuclear protein 3-like, which translates to MKRKLEGVDSSPQTSDAENSCSSVITNSSSDVPLDSLQNLSSKRKKTKTKKSVKFTGVTVFYFPRIQGFTCIPSEGGSTLGMSDKHLYSKDFSLQEHFVEQKRIHKLYLEEQRRQGKIIPEFLMEDSEEDEDSDFDDSDEYCFLQPLTVRQRRITLRQSGVKKIDSTEKDYCKKVRNSREFCGCDCNIFCDPDSCACSLAGINCQVDRQSFPCGCSKEGCGNINGRIEFNPLRVKTHFIHTKMRLELERHDTDIPIKVDHSCSKETPDNVAETEKDISCKNDRKEAIDLTEFNSNELGSCRDCQNWEVCNVMMQEVENAEAEQQRAVMNIYSNTTQQMVEISNTLPTGVLMFNDNEGELYQRESSQSYYPYKQNVPFSGNQACPNESTPNYVERTDFPKTYQNLSSFQNSVSCNSTEFCANADKTKSSYEQNGHYYQKFHNAVNPSSLEYKIDSTYTDIHHFEWEQHKMMQNQVQQTALNQNACSYTTMTNTTSDKIAEACPGISSHISSINNQEQCTTPINEYSESYNCETNIVTGKTYLNLDNTTTSQEPKLDGISTTTQSHPGLLEINCQVGGSSNFGEIIKESLVETVSA; encoded by the exons ATGAAGCGCAAATTGGAGGGTGTTGACTCCTCTCCTCAGACGTCAGATGCTGAAAACAGTTGTAGTTCCGTCATTACCAACAGCAGCTCAGATGTTCCGCTGGACAGCTTACAAA ATCTCTCCTCGAAGAGGAAGAAGACGAAGACGAAAAAGTCGGTCAAGTTCACTGGGGTGACTGTGTTCTACTTCCCCAGGATTCAGGGATTTACCTGTATTCCCAGTGAAGGTGGATCTACTCTAG gaaTGTCTGACAAACATCTGTATAGTAAGGACTTTTCTTTGCAAGAGCACTTTGTAGAGCAAAAGAGAATCCACAAGTTGTACTTGGAGGAGCAAAGGCGACAAGGGAAAATAATTCCTGAATTTTTGATGGAGGACAGTGAGGAGGATGAGGATTCTGACTTTGACGATTCTGATGAATACTGTTTCCTTCAACCATTGACCGTTAGGCAGCGTCGCATAACTCTTAGACAGtctggagtaaaaaaaattgatagcaCCGAAAAAGATTACTGCAAGAAAGTTAGAAATTCACGTGAGTTTTGTGGTTGTGATTGCAATATATTTTGTGATCCTGATAGTTGTGCATGCAGTCTGGCTGGCATTAATTGTCAGGTGGACAGACAGTCATTTCCTTGTGGTTGTTCAAAAGAAGGCTGTGGAAATATAAATGGTCGTATAGAATTTAATCCGCTAAGGGTAAAGACTCATTTCATTCATACAAAAATGAGACTGGAGCTTGAAAGGCATGACACAGATATTCCTATCAAAGTGGATCACTCTTGTTCGAAAGAAACCCCAGACAATGTAGCAGAGACTGAGAAAGACATATCTTGTAAAAATGACAGAAAAGAAGCCATTGACTTAACCGAGTTCAATAGCAATGAGCTTGGAAGTTGCAGAGACTGTCAAAACTGGGAGGTTTGTAATGTTATGATGCAAGAAGTAGAGAATGCAGAAGCCGAACAACAGAGAGCGGTCATGAATATCTACAGCAACACTACGCAGCAGATGGTAGAAATCTCCAACACTCTGCCAACAGGTGTCTTAATGTTTAATGACAATGAAGGTGAACTATATCAAAGAGAGAGTAGCCAATCCTATTACCCTTACAAACAAAATGTACCTTTCTCTGGAAATCAGGCGTGTCCCAATGAAAGCACACCAAATTATGTTGAGAGAACTGATTTTCCTAAAACTTATCAAAATCTGTCATCATTTCAGAACTCTGTTAGCTGCAATAGTACAGAATTCTGTGCTAATGCAGACAAGACCAAATCATCTTATGAACAAAATGGCCATTACTACCAAAAGTTCCATAATGCAGTAAACCCCAGCAGTCTTGAATATAAAATAGATTCAACTTACACAGACATACATCATTTTGAATGGGAGCAACATAAAATGATGCAAAATCAGGTGCAGCAGACTGCTTTGAACCAAAATGCCTGCAGTTATACCACCATGACAAATACCACCAGTGACAAAATTGCTGAGGCTTGTCCTGGTATTTCTTCACATATCAGTAGCATCAACAACCAGGAGCAATGTACCACACCCATCAATGAATATTCGGAGAGCTACAACTGTGAGACCAACATTGTCACAGGGAAGACCTATCTTAACCTTGATAATACAACCACATCTCAAGAACCAAAATTGGATGGCATCTCTACTACAACGCAGTCCCATCCTGGGCTTTTGGAGATCAACTGTCAAGTTGGAGGAAGCTCTAATTTCGGTGAAATTATCAAGGAATCCCTTGTAGAAACAGTGTCAGCTTAA